The sequence GGTTACTGGTGTTTTTCCGAGTTTGTTAATGAGGATAAAACTTCCTCTGATATAATCAACTGCGGTGTTATTAACACGAATGATGCCTCTTTTTGTTGTTTGATCATATTTGATAGGTAATATGCCTGCTTTGCCGGCCATAAAAACACCTAGAATCTCGTGAAGTTTGGAAATGAGTTCTTCTTGCAAGGTGTGCATAGAAATGGGTGTTTTGGCTGTAACTTCGTAGACAATGTAACGTTTTTTCTCCCGCAGGGATGGTTTGAGTGGTTTTATATTGAGCATTTTGTCTTATACGTTGTTCGGGAAGAGCTATAGTAGCATTTTTCGCAGAGAAGACGCTCTCTCCCTCTCATTTCAGTTTCTTTTCTCTCGCTAGCTTTCCTAGAACGCGTTTTCATATATAAATCTACCTCTCTGTAAATCAATTTTAGTTAAAGTTTTTTAATTTGCTTTGCAAGAATTATTGTTTGTTAAAGGCAGTATACAAAGTTCCTTATTATTAAACCGCGTCTTTTTTCGCCAAATCTTTTTAAAGCGTTACCATTTTCTTTTCTTTCTATGAAAAACTGGCTACGAATAATTCTTGCTGCTGCAAAACCCGCATATGGAGGTCAAGCAGTAGTGAATGGCGTGATGATGATGGGGAAGAAACATTATGCTATTAGTGTAACAACTAGTAAACATTTAGTGACAAAAACGTTCCCACACACTCCTTTAAATCAACGAAATAAACTTTTTGCGTTGCCTTTTGTACGGGGCGTGGTAAATCTTATTGACATGTTCTTTGTTGGGTATAAATCATTGATGTATTCTGCAGAAGTTGCAGGCGAGCAAGAAACTAATAGTCCTATTAGATGGTTTGAAACAGTGCTGATGTATGGTTCAATTTTATTTAGCTTTGCACTTGCAATTTTTCTTTTCAAATTTCTTCCGCTTTCTGCAGCGACTTTTCTAGATTCACATATAACCTTATCATCAACGGCTTTTAATATTATTGATGGATTAGTGAAAATGACTATATTTGTTGGCTATATTGTGGTAATAAGTCTTTACAAAGATGTAAAAGATCTTTTTCGTTATCATGGCGGAGAACATAAGACGATTAATTGTTATGAAGCGGGTTTGCCGTTAACAATAAATAATATTTCGAAACAAAACACGGTGCATGTTCGTTGTGGAACAACGTTTATTTTTGTAGTTATTTTTATTAGCATCCTCGTTTATTTGGTTATTCCCAAAGAATTACCTTTGTTATATAATCTTGTGTTGCGTCTTGCGCTTCTGCCTCTTATTGCAGCGATCGCGTATGAATTTCAACGACTTTCTGCTAAGTCTTCTTCAAAATTTTTGCGCGCGCTCTTCACACCAGGCTTATGGCTACAATCGTTAACAGTGTATACGCCCGCACCTCGTCATATGCGTGCTGGAAGAGCATCTCTTCAAGCCGTTCTTAAAGCTGAAGAAAAAAAATAAGTATGTTTTATGTTAGATACTATTTTGTTCGAGAAAATAAAGAATGGCTTTATTATTTAACAACATATTTCTCAAAAAGTTCGGGCACTTCTTTTTTTGTAATATATTCTTCAAGTTTCCATGAATCAATTTTTTCTTGAAGGGCGTTAAGTGTTGGTGTTGGTACTTTAGTTTTTAGTTGGTGTCCAATACCAAATATTGCTTTACGAAGTTCTTGCATGGTGTGTTGTAGTTGTTGAATTTCTTCTCTGAGTAGATGTAGTTCTTCTTCAAACAGTATTTGTTGTTCTGCAAGGGTTTTTTTTTGGTCTGTGTATGCTTCGTTTAATTCTTTATCTGTTGTAGTAAGCAAGCTAACTCTATGGCGCATCTTATCGATGAGTTCTTCGGCTGCTGTATCCGGTTCTTGCTTTTCAGTCATAGTTTTACTTAAGGCCTAGGTTATTTTTAAGGTTTTGCACTGTTTTTGCTAAGAAAACTTGTTATTTCGTTTAAATCAGTTTTGCATAACAATAACCTCTTATTTCTTTTTACCTAAACGACTAGTTCACCAACTTAGACCTAAGTAAGAATTATGCTTCGCAGTAGAGAAATTAATTTCTTTCTAAATAGAGGCCTTGAAACGAAACATTTTTATATGGGAAAAGCGGATTTTCTAGTATCTATTTATAAAAAGAAGAGGTGCGATGTAGTTTTGACAGATGATTTTGATATAGTTCCTCCTCCACCGCCTACGCCGAGCGAGACCGAGCAGAAGAAAAAGAGGACCTGGCGATTGTTTGGTAAGAAGGATTCTGAGCAAGATATACTGGCAAGTAGCAATACTTCTTCTGCGAGTGCTAATCATTTAGTCGATGATGTTGCTGGTATTCGTGAAAAATTAGGTCTCACCAAACCTCGTGTTTCTATTAATCATGTTCATGACCAGCTCGATGCAGAAAAAGATACAACTGCTGATGCTGATGCGGCGCAATATGATAAAGAACAAGCTGAGCAAGTTATGGTTGGTGATGGGCAAGTTGAGATGTTATCTGGTGATAAAGAACAAGCTGAGCAAGTACTTGATTTTGATGCTTCTTTATCTGAAGCGCCATCGCCTGATACATCTGATACTAAATCTTTTCTAAATGATATGCCTTCAGATATCAATTCGGATTCTGATTCTGGTTCTGTGTCTATTTCTTCTGATTCTGAACCAAATGTAGTAGTTGATGATGATATGTCTGCAGTGTTTGATACCAAAACTTCTTTTTCATCTGATAGTTTAACTCAAGAGAAGATTGCTGATGCTAATACTGATAAAGCAACATCTAAGTCTGACACGTTTCATACGATTCCTGATTCCCAAATTCATTCTACTTCTGAAGATTCGAATTCTGAAGAAAATGAGTTTCTTAGAGAACCAGATGATGCTGTTGCATCGGATAACCCCATCTCGGATTTTACTCATGATGACTTTAATGACGAGGCAAACACTGAATTAAACACTGATGATTCCGTAACAGATTCTGCTCTTGATTGGGGAGAAGACACCAAAGAATCTTCCGCTTCACCTTTAGATGATGCACCCTCAAAAGACGCCGTGCTATCTAGCGAGGCTTCTTTATCTGAAGACATAATGTTATCTGAGGATACTATCAAAACTAATGATAATAATAATAATAATAATAATAATGCTGATACTACTGCGCCCATACATACATCTAATGCTGTAGATGAACCAAAAACAGTTGATTCAGTTAATGAATTAACATCAGACACTAATATTTCCGATGATGCGTTTGATATTCCTACGCAAGAAGAATCAGATAAATTATTTGATGAAGGTGCCATAAAAGATTCTTCTACAGATGAGTTTGGCATTGCTCAAGAACGAGAAGTTGCGTCTGTTACAACGCAAGAGGATGCCTTGGCAAAGGTTGGTCTTGATGAAAAAAGCATTTCTAAACAGCTTGCTAAGCAAATAAAAACTGCTGAGCGAAAAATGGAGCAGGTTGAAAAGAAGCAATCTAAAGTTCAAGAAGCAAAAGAGCGAATTAAGAAAAAAGAAGAAGAGCTTAAACAATTAGAAAACGAATTAGCTAAAAAAAAGAAAGAACTTGCTAAGCAAGAAAAAGAGATACAAAAAAAAGAACTAAAATTTGCCGGTCTCACACAAGAAGGGAAACTTCTTGTTACAAAAAAAGCCGAGGTTGAAAAAAAGATAGCAGCAAACAAAAAACTTGCTGAAAAGTTAAAGGATGATTCTGAAAAATTAATTAAGCAAGAAAAAGAAATTACTTCGCAATCACAATCTGTTAACGCAAAAAAAACAGAACTTAAAAAAAAAGAGAACGATTTACATCAGCAGTTTTCTTTTGTTGAAGAACAGCAAAAAACTTACGCTCAAAAACTTGAAAAAGTGAATACCGAAATGACTCAGGTAAGTGATATGAAAGAACTAGTTATTGGAGAAACAAAAGCATTTGAAAATTATAAAAAATCTCAAGAACAATTAATTCAAGAAGCAAAAGAAGAATTGGCCAAAATACAAGGTTCTGCATATGATAATATATCTATTTATCATGATATATTACACGAGGAAGAAGAGGAATTAAATCTTCGTGCTGAATCATTTGCGGAATGGGCCCCTCGTATGGAAAAAGAAACTAAAGCTGAAAAAGAATTGCGTCTTAAGCAAAATGATGTTCTTAAAAAACTCGCCGAAAATGAGGCTTTATTTAAGCACCTTTCAGCACCTCCGACGTTGTTGGATGCTCCCAAAACGACAACAATTACAAAATCGCCAAAAAAAGATTTTGCTGGCGCTATTCAGCAAGTAAGAGAATTAGTTAAAGAGCGGTCGCTTACTCAAGCAAAAGAAGTATACAATGCTATTCGAGAAGAGTTTTTAACAGCAGATGTTTCTGATTTTATAAAAAAGAATTATGCTAACCAACTCAAACAGCTCTATAATGAAATTCATGTCAACTTATTAGAGCAAGAAGCTCGTAATGTCCTTGGTTAGGTTTGTTTTTAAGGTTTATTTTATCTCCTAAAAGTTTTTTCTAAGTAAACATTCTTAAACACCGCTTCATTTTCATTATAGTATGATTACGCTTGACGCTGGAAAAGTTAATGGGGGCGGTTCTTATTTGCGAACAGCACTTGTTCTTGCCACTATTTTGCAAAAGCCAGTTACTATACAAAACTTTGCTATGGATAGGTTATTTCAAGGTCTTTCTGCAGATAAAATAGCGCTTATTCACGCGCTTGCAACGGCAACTGATGCACGTCTTGAAGGTGTCACGCCTGGTTCAACACGCATAGTATTTGTACCATCTCATCCTTGGTCAAAAAAAAAGATAGCATTAGGATTACAAGGTTCGATTTCTTTAGCATTGCAAGGACTTCTTCTTCCTGCATTATTTTCTCGACAAAAGGTTCGATTTCATTTAACTGGCCAAACTCACGGGAAAAACGCACCAACAATAACTTACTTACAACATGTTTTTTTTCGCTATGTACATGCCTTAGTTGAACAGCTTTCACTTAAAGAAAACGCGTTTGGTTTTTCACCTGAAGGCGATGTTGAAGTTATTGTTAAAGGAAGAGTGAATCGGTTACCTCCTTTACAAATTACTGGTGGCGAGAATCTTGCTGGTATTCGTTTAGAACTTGCCGCAAGTAAAGATTATCTTCATTTTGAAATGCTTACTCATTTAGAAAATTTTGCAAAACTTATGCATCCGCAAATTCGTGTTGTTACTCGTTACACGAGCACACAAAAATCAGGTATTGCTGCGGGTATTTTTGCATTTTATGGTGATGATTACGGTTTTGATAATGATAAGCCTTTTATTATGGGAGATGATGCTGTTTGGACGGGCCTATTAAAACACGCAGAGCTTGAACAAAATCTTTCATTATTTGTTAAGCAATTTCTTGATGGGCTTGATGAACCTGGGCTTGATGAATTTTGTGCCGATCAGCTCATTATGCTTTTAGCGCTTGTTGGTGGTGCTGTTAAGGTGAAAGCTGTCACAGATCGTGTAAAAGCCAATATTGCAGCTGCCGAGGTCATTTCAGGAACAATTTTTAGGGTTAAAGATAATATCATTACGGCAACACCTCATGTAGATGCGCTGTAAAGTCGTTTAGCTGGTTCTTAGTTTTTCTGCGTAGCAGTTTTTTTCACAGATAAAACTATGTTGTGCTTAACACAGCAGGCAATACGAGTTCTTTAGTAAACATGCCTGCTAAAGCAATAGGTTTATAAAAGACTATGGAGTTCTTGAACATAGACCTTTTGTCTTATATTTTAGGTGAAATAAAAATGGAAAATGCTATGTCAAGACCTTTAGACGCGCTTAACAAGTCTCGCGGTAAGCGAGTTATTGTCGACCTGAAGAATGGTTGGCGCTATGTTGGAAAGCTTCAAGCTTTCGATATCCACATTAACACGGTACTCGAAGAAGCTGAAGAATACGAACCAAACACAAAAAAGGTTATAAAAAAAGTCGATGAGACTACCTCTGAAGAAGTTTATGAAGGTGATAAACAGCTAAAGCGAAAGCTTGGTACTGTTTTTATCAGAGGAGACACTATTACTAATATTTCTGTTCAATAAGGTGAAATTACATGAGTAAAGGTACAGCATCTCAAGGTAAAAAATCCGGCAAAAAAACACATATTCCTTGTCGTCGATGTGGTAATCATACCTATCACGTGAGAGATAAGGTTTGTTCTAGCTGCGGGTTTGGCAAATCATCTAAGCTTCGTTCGTATAATTGGAGTAAGAAATAATCTTTTTAATTTCACTTATTTTCTTCTTTTCTTGTTTTTCATAATTCTATGGTCTCGTGTGTAGAATTTGTTTGTCTTAAGAAACTTTTTGGGCTGCGCATGCTATTTTAAATATGCCTTTGTTGCCGAAAGATTTTTAAACGTATTAAAGTAATTTTTTTACTATTATGGCTAACATTTTCAAAAAATTCGCT comes from Candidatus Woesearchaeota archaeon and encodes:
- a CDS encoding DUF1385 domain-containing protein; its protein translation is MKNWLRIILAAAKPAYGGQAVVNGVMMMGKKHYAISVTTSKHLVTKTFPHTPLNQRNKLFALPFVRGVVNLIDMFFVGYKSLMYSAEVAGEQETNSPIRWFETVLMYGSILFSFALAIFLFKFLPLSAATFLDSHITLSSTAFNIIDGLVKMTIFVGYIVVISLYKDVKDLFRYHGGEHKTINCYEAGLPLTINNISKQNTVHVRCGTTFIFVVIFISILVYLVIPKELPLLYNLVLRLALLPLIAAIAYEFQRLSAKSSSKFLRALFTPGLWLQSLTVYTPAPRHMRAGRASLQAVLKAEEKK
- a CDS encoding RNA 3'-terminal phosphate cyclase, encoding MITLDAGKVNGGGSYLRTALVLATILQKPVTIQNFAMDRLFQGLSADKIALIHALATATDARLEGVTPGSTRIVFVPSHPWSKKKIALGLQGSISLALQGLLLPALFSRQKVRFHLTGQTHGKNAPTITYLQHVFFRYVHALVEQLSLKENAFGFSPEGDVEVIVKGRVNRLPPLQITGGENLAGIRLELAASKDYLHFEMLTHLENFAKLMHPQIRVVTRYTSTQKSGIAAGIFAFYGDDYGFDNDKPFIMGDDAVWTGLLKHAELEQNLSLFVKQFLDGLDEPGLDEFCADQLIMLLALVGGAVKVKAVTDRVKANIAAAEVISGTIFRVKDNIITATPHVDAL
- a CDS encoding small nuclear ribonucleoprotein (Enables 3` processing of polyadenylated mRNAs and tRNA precursors), translated to MENAMSRPLDALNKSRGKRVIVDLKNGWRYVGKLQAFDIHINTVLEEAEEYEPNTKKVIKKVDETTSEEVYEGDKQLKRKLGTVFIRGDTITNISVQ
- a CDS encoding 50S ribosomal protein L37e, which encodes MSKGTASQGKKSGKKTHIPCRRCGNHTYHVRDKVCSSCGFGKSSKLRSYNWSKK